Genomic segment of Zingiber officinale cultivar Zhangliang chromosome 11B, Zo_v1.1, whole genome shotgun sequence:
tggaagggagggcgttacagtttggtatcagagccaagttttaaggtttctaggtctttaaaccctacatggccgaacctcatcaagcatggaatttgttcaaatggcataaaagcatagaaagtcgtaacacatttcataacatgtatcaaagtcaagcactataagcatacatttaaattgtgtcttaggtttcctaggtttttcctttctttatctcatagcatatgtttggccgaaaccttccaagtctttaaactaggttttaggtggcctaaagtatggaaaacctaaacaagttttatggcaaaaatatcaaagaaactatacatataagtttggtttacaaacaagctaggacccttgtggtcataattatcatatatcatgcaaccaattttcctatactctaattaagcatgggagcatcaaacaactttcatatcttattgtcatggaggttttgagcgtgttaaaaaaatctgtttaagctattctaaaccatccaccttaccatggccgaaacattaaaagtgatgttcatgagtttctatcaacatacaagcatgcaactctttaagaaactctatattctatcatataaacatggtgagtttaaattcaaagtcttcataaccctaaacccttccttggctgaaacttgtgagtgaggtacttttggttccaagtaaccttcaagtatgaaaacaataatggatccttaaccatttatttagagggttttgtgcaagttaggtaaacaaataaattccctagcccttataaaaccttttggccaaaactctagggttaggtacatctctaatccagcatcacatatatataaaaatatgagagaaaaccttcttacaaagcatagaaaaattatcatgaatcaaggcttatattaaacattcctaggatcaacaagtcctttctttggccgaattttcacaactttgtttctaggttttaaaatcctcataaaatccaaaaacacattaaaaccacttgtaccacaggtgaggggatacttacttccttttcgcttgtggttctaaagtgtggtgatggaagaaagggtctcttcttcttgttctcctcctttgatttcccttggtagccttccttgtatcctaggaggaaccttgttttgggggccgaaaatggaggagagggggctgaggctctcggtggtggagaggagagaatgagagaaatgagagaaaaataaaatcttctctttagatgctcccttttatgttaagggggaagaggtagcaaaattggtttttgcattccttctcccttagcccctttttttttttctttttattttatttatttatttgttctcatcattcatgatgaaacaagggggaatgaatccccttaattgtcctctttaagtcacggcaaagggagaggaagagggagagaaaagaaggaaggcaagttacctttctcttgctctttttttgctttcttttggctagcttttactctcatccttatcatgagtttccctcctttgctatcaatatatcattcctatcccaactggttattacccattaatcctatcatttacatgatgagaggttcaaggttcaatccttgaccactccctatttttatttctttttatttatctttggttcaacattctactaatatttttctaaggcaaattcatcattttcatatttatcttaaaagcttagtgggtgttacagtaccccgtacctcataaaaagttcgtcctcgaactttaaaatagctccgggtacttttgtttcatatcgtcctcgcgttcccaggtggcttcttcaaatcgttgattccgccatagaacctttactaagggtatttctttgttccttaatctcttgacttctcggtccaagatctgaataggtctactttcgtaacttaggtcctcttgaacctgtaccgactgtggctcaattacttgatctgtgctgggagtacacttcttgagcatcgataaatggaacacattgtgaatagctgccatgtctggaggtagttctagtctgtatgcgacttggcccactctttctaaaatccggtacggtcctacgtatcgtgggcttaacttgctcctcttttcgaatctcattatccctttcatgggggataccttaaggaataccaaatctccgatgttgaattctagcggcctgcaccgtttatcggcataattcttctgccgactctgagcagtttctattcgttggcggatcttctgtatagctcgggtggtgtcatcaataagttccgttagGAGcctcatttccttcttttcaccactttcataccagcatataggggatctatacttcctcccatacagagcttcgtaaggtgccattctaatagtagcttggtaactattattataggcgaattctgccaggtataaatatcggcaccagcttcccttgaagtccagggcacaagctcttaacatatcttctaatatttggttcactctttcagtttgcccatcggtctaagggtggaaagctgtactaaataacaacttcgtgccgagggtcttctgaacgcactcccaaaagtgtgaaacaaaacgaccgtctctatcagaaataatggtcttaggaataccatgtagccgaatgatttccttaacatataactgagctagttgttcagttgaataagtcattttgatcgccaaaaagtgtgcggacttcgtcaatctgtctacaatcacccatatagcgtcatatccgtttgtcgtcctgggaagacccgaaatgaaatccatagagatttcttcccatttccattctggaatttggacaggctgtagtaatccgcttggtctctggtgttcagcttttaccctttggcaggtcaggcaagtactgacatactgagccacttctcttttcataccagaccaccaaaatttctttttcaggtcctggtacatcttagtggagcccgagtgtattacatagggtgttgtatgagcttcttccagtattttccttcgcaactctgggtcctctggaatgcataaccgatccctgaggtataatatcccgttgtccgcgatacggaacccgtcattcttcccttccaaagtctcttgtttgattctctggaggttttggtcactggtttacttttccagtatactctcaaataacgtcggtgttatggtgagggtagaaagtcgcccggacatagtttcgacccaaggatacgaaacacgtctcggttcctcgatggattcccatattggttcgtttccagcattaagtaaaactttagcatattgattgaaattaggtagctgacctgagacgatggcagaggcgttcgccacgtcatcctagactctggcattggtcatagtgggaggggcctccaatcttccttggctgattgaagtcccttctatggcagtatgcatctggtgaagctgtgcaggggtactcctattctggttgttctgcggaggtagtgcctgagactgagtagggcaatttcttgccaaatgtccttccttttcacagttgtagcactttctggtgcttaggagacatactccagaatgcatctttccacatgtggcacactgagggtacttggtttgcttattggccggaccaccttttgtgttgttccactgtttcctctttccacctgagtttcctttccagccggttctggtattgtgcgatttttgtcctccggtcagtgcttggttcttgccctcgttcattgctttctggtagtgctcggtaatcagggcactgctgactagctcctctgcagtctgcggtctattaactccgccggctacattcccctttctttttcagtactgatcagttctgggcacagacgtgctaggcggttgaacttcttgacggcttcgttaactgacagatcaccttgccggaactcagtgaactcgtcatagtgcttgttggtcacttgcatatggaagaattcttctaagaactctgtctcaaaatccgtccactgcatctggtttatttgtcttttcgcctttactcggttccaccacatccgggcatctccggtaaggcagaacgacgcgcatttgactttctcgtgttcaggccagtccagtagttccattatgctctccacggtcttgagccaggcttgcacatcccatggttcgcagtttcccgagaaggcttctggcttaagcctttgccactgaatcagataggcctcttgtcggaccatcggagtaggggctgccgggggcactggcgcggctgtaactgggttgccttgctgacccattaaggtagtgatcagctactgttgttctgtgatctgacgctggaggtctgtgactacctgtgtcaggtctggtggagtcactgtcccctcggttcggccattgcgtgtcctaaccatgtttatctaaataatgacaaatagactagtgtaagtggttatcgtttttatccaatctaacgtactgttttgtttctatctatttgttctagtattattcctaacctactaatatgtaatcctaatctaaattataactaaaagcatagaataaagcatcaaacataaacaagcaaaacatgaaactaaagcataagcaacataaggaaaaataaagaatagagtgacaaacaatataacataaggaaataaagcataagcaatatagcaaagaaaataaagcataggcaatataacaaggaagaaaaataaagcataagtcatagaacatgagaattaagcataaacattcttacatggagcggcaggtcggaggcttgatgtgtgtgtagtgagctggcaaaaacctcgctctgataccaacctgtaacgcccgccctccctgctaacactaagggacggggctacgatactctatgtacaaatttttctttttaaaatagcggaagacttaaaataattctcttagtttaataaaaacttttcttttgttttccctttcatcaaatccaaactacactatcatgacctcaataacatgatatcaaaattagtagaagcataacatcaagtcacacatacagtactacaattcatgataccaaagcatagttctttaaaagtttttaaagcaggttcttatttggttgcctagccactgccacacacatctccttgcctctcctgctgctcctctagctcatccagctttttcctttatctgtggtacaaggacagtaagctgtgagcactcatagctcagtaagttcctttcctactcactaaaatcgaaaatcatagtataatcaaagaatgtctcaacatggcatcatttcaactagtcatgacataatgtaacatactcttttaagcatatcatgcaacatgaagaaatcataactagtcatggcatatcatagcgtaaagcatagcatgaagcataacataatcatatctaatcatggcatatcgtcataaggagtcatggcatatcctacacatggacatatcatggaacataacataatcatatctaaccatggcatatcataaatcatcataaggtatatgcaatatgattttgaaaaacatgtatccgaaaaatatgtgtatgtctcatgatctttaaaactatttcttcttacatatatacttgaacataatctcaacttaaaggggatcccggctatgtaccacttacatattgcgcgcaacctatgtaggtccaaggtagcaagtcttgaaccctacaaggcaacatactatgcccgagtcttactccatcgacctaggggcacttaggagcccatccctaatgagacccgagtcttattccatcgaccccggggcgcttatggagcccacccttggtacaagccatataaagtaaagtacatgtcatacttatacatatcatacatcataaaagcatgcatcacttaggcacacatcctatcataaaagtatgcatcacttaggcatacatcatgtcataaaagtatgcatcacttaggcatacatcatatcataaaggtatgcatcacttaggcatacatcatgtcataaaggtatgcatcacttaggcatacatcataccataaaagtatgcatcacttaggcatacatcatatcataacaatatgcatcacttaggcatagatcataaaaacatgcatatcttaagcataaagcatatcatcaagcatgcataatttaaccacatagcatatcatgaaagcatgcatattttaagcactaaacatagcatcaaagcatgcataatttaaccacatatcataacataagcatgcatattttcagctcatatcatatcatcaaagcatgtaaaatttacccacatatcataacataaagcatgcatattttgaactcataacatatcgtagaaattctcatcttgtatagctcacaagcatacatgtctaagcataaaagtgtatcatgtgctcatccaatcataaggaacaatgtaacatgattaatttgggtactaagcttcctaatcctttgggttcttatcttggccgaaaccctcttaggtgccaattcggattttaaacaacatccaagcatgtagaaacctaattcatccacatatcattttcataggaagtattataaacaagatttacttggactctaagttctccaaatccttaaacctcatttggccgaaccttaacaagtgtgaaacaaggttctaaatgacataaagcatggaaaccttaaccatatttatagcatttgtttcaaggaatatggtaagcacaattgagttagttcctaaatcctttaagcccttaaaattatgtcatggccgaaacttacaagtactcatttaggttttcaagcaagcatacaagcatgtgaacttactctgacatcatgtataaatttataaatggcatcatacaagtgggcatggccgaaacttcccttagcatcaatttaggtcactaacaacatatagcatgtgaatttttagcattctacatttcatattccatggagagtgacatgagcatgttcaatgtaagttctagggtttctaaggcatgtatcccttcatggccgagactttaaggtgtccatttgaatcatagttaattgtataagcatgtgaacacaatcaacatgttatctcaatttcataagaagcatctttaacacatgaggtctaaattttaaggtttctaggtctttaaaccctacatggccgaacctcatcaagcatggaatttgttcaaatggcataaaagcatagaaagtcgtaacacatttcataacatgtatcaaagtcaagcactataagcatacatttaaattgtgtcttaggtttcctagatttttcctttctttatctcatagcatatgtttcgccgaaaccttccaagtctttaaactaggttttaggtggcctaaagtatggaaacctaaacaagttttatggcaaaaatatcaaagaaactatacatataagtttggttcacaaacaagctaggacccttgtggtcataattatcatatatcatgcaaccaattttcctatactctaattaagcatgggagcatcaaacaactttcatatcttattgtcatggaggttttgagcgtgttaaaaaaaatttgtttaatcTATTCTAAACCATcgaccttaccatggccgaaacattaaaagtgatgttcatgagtttctatcaacatacaagcatgcaactctttaagaaactctatattctatcatataaacatggtgagtttaaattcaaagtcttcctaaccctaaacccttccttggccgaaacttgtgagtgaggtacttttggttccaagtaaccttcaagtatgaaaacaataatggatccttaaccatttatttagagggttttgtgcaagttaggtaaacaaataaattccctagcccttataaaaccttttggccgaaactctaggttaggtacatctctaatccagcatcacatatatataaaaatatgagagaaaaccttcttacaaagcatagaaaaattatcatgaatcaaggcttatattaaacattcctaggatcaacaagtcctttctttggccgaatttttacaactttgtttctaggttttaaaatcctcataaaatccaaaaacacattaaaaccacttgtaccacaggtgaggggatacttacttccttttcgcttgtggttctaaagtgtggtgatggaagaaagggtctcttcttcttgttctcctcctttgatttcccttggtagccttccttgtatcctaggaggaaccttgttttgggggccgaaaatggaggagagggggctgaggctctcggtggtggagaggagagaatgagagaaatgagagaaaaataaaatcttctctttacatgctcccttttatgttaagggggaagaggtagcaaaattggtttttgctttccttctcccttagccccttttttattttattttatttatttatttgttctcatcattcatgatgaaacaagggggaatgaatccccttaattgtcctctttaagtcacggcaaagggagaggaagagggagagaaaagaaggaaggcaagttgcctttctcttgctcttttcttgctttcttttggctagcttttactctcatccttatcatgagtttccctcctttgctatcaatatatcattccttatcctgccgctccaagtaagaattttatgcttaaattttattttgatgtgatatttatgcttgatctatttctttatgatgtttgataatatgcatgcttattatcttatttatttagttatcacatttttagcttagatatatatgatggtagattaggaacaaTAACAACCTTAGGGTAGCCTGGTCATGAATAACGATAACTTATATTAGTCTATTGTGATTTATGAAGATAAAGCATGGTTAGAACACGAAATACCCGAGCAGATGAGACGGTACCTCCACCCGATCTGATgcattgatgaatcagcaagggaatcctGGTACCCCACCAGGGAACCCGAATGCGATACCTATTATACCTGCAGCTGTACCAGTACCTCCAGCACCggtacctgattcagtggcagacgctgaagccagaagccttctccggaaactatgagccatgggatgctcaggcgtggcttaagactgtggaaagcatcgtagagcttttagattggcccgaacacgagaagaTTAAGTGTGCATCGTTTTTCCTTacaggcgatgccagaatgtggtgggaccgagtcaaagcaaggagacaggtgaatcagatgagatggacagacttcgagactgaattccttgaagagttcttccatatacgggtgaccaataaacactacgatgagttcaccgagttccggcaaggtgacctatcagtgaatgaggccgtgaagaaatttaactgattagcacgcctatgtccagagctggtcagtacagaaagagaaagggtcagacttatgctgaagatgctcagacccgaaatAGCCCTAAATGTGGCCGACGGCGTTTCATCGAAAGGTCTTCTTACTATAATTAAGAGGAAAGATCACAAGATCCAATGATTTGTTGTTTAGTGTGCGAACACTACAAAAAATTCCAGGATTACCGATGGAAATATCTGTCGGCATTTTATCGCTAAAGGTCCTTACCGATAGAATTTTGACGGAAATCAATCTGTTGCGAGAATATGCGTCGGAACCTATTTTCCCAACGGAAACTATATTTCTGTCGGTAACTTACGGATGGAaatatatttccgtcggtaaaatttTTCGACGGAAATATAACTTCCGTCGGAAGAGGGGACTGAACAACCTGTATCGTAAAATACCACTGGAAAACCTTATCGTAAACTACCAACGGAAATGGAATTTTTGTCGAAATTTACCGATGAAAATTCCATTTCCGTCGGTATATTCCGAATAGAAATACCGACGGAATCTAAATTTCGTCGGTATTCCgtcaggaaaataaaaaaaactaatagcCCCTATTTGTTTTCCCATTCAAACATGTATACAAATTATATATCCATACAAAACCAATCATACAATTACAGATACAACCACAGATACAACCATAGTTTACAAATAAACTAACACAATCACAGTTTACATATCTAACAAACCATATATTGATACAAACAAACTTATAACACAATCCATAATATAGAAACAAACACtgcatatatataaaaacatataGAAACAACACACTCCATACATATAAAAACATATAGAATCAAACATAATATAGACAAAGCATTTCCGTGCTCAAATATATAGAAATTCATACCATGATAACATATAATCCAAAACAACGTAACTACGAATGTAAAATCCTGCAAAAAGTAaaatacaataaattatgatgagatTGATATTGATGTATAATTCAAAATATTACATATATGTATAATGAATattacatttaaaaaataaatacctagatagaaagaagatgatgatgatgatgatgatgatgatgatgatgatgatcgtACTGAATATGTATACCCTGATGCCTGAAGCATATAATAATGTAATATTTAGAAATGAGCGGAGTAGAATAaaacaatcaaatatattttgcatgtaacttgtatgataaataaagatttaaatagtAGTTGAACAAACCTCGAAACATGCTAATCACCACGATCTGatgggtcttgagtctcctgtgactcaggACCATGTGGCGTCTGGGTGTAAGCGAAATTTGTCACGATCTGTCGCATACTGGTAAATAGAGTATCCTGCTCGGCCCTCCACTGATCCATAGAAGCCATCCTCTCATCCATTGACTTTAGTTGAGTGCGCAGTTCTTCATTTTTGCGTCTTAATGACCGCAcctcactagaagaagaggaactagcacggTCCCTCGGAGTCCTCAACCGATCAAATGCCACTTTGGCCCGAGAGCCAAGGTCGTAGAGGGTGGActtttttgtccttccaccgacaacatcataatatatcTTATTTAGCGTGTCGGTGGATAGAGACTGTGACTCCTCCCCCTCTGATGGTGGCTGAGAGGCCTGAGCCACTCTTTCTGTCATTTGTTCCtatgtttaaaattataatattgatcaatatttaatttgatatcaattattaaagttaatcaaaatagaaatgtgtgaacaattgtaataaagttaataatcttacgtgTAGGGCCAGAGATCGAGAATCGACAAATGACTCATCTTTCTTCTTATGGGtcttcagaaatacctccatgcaTGTGGGCTGCCGAGCAAGATCATGTTCCTATATACACAAATAATTTAGGACATAATTATACATACTAATgtgataattaaataaaaaattgttaaaaattatagtttaaaattaaattaccaAATCCATAGCATGCTTAACAATATACTTCGATCCTGACGTATGTTGAGCGATTCCAGTGCTCGGGCCACCTGGCTCAGTATTTCTATTAGATCGAGCCTTTTCAGCATTTTCTCGCCATCTTTCTACAGCCAGGTGGTCATCCATGCACTCCATGTCATCTTCGAAACATACGCTAGCCTAGTGCCCTTTTTCCTGATATAATACATGAGATCTCTGTAAAGTTTAGCACAATAACTATTTCACGTAGCTTTAAACTGTTCTTCATGACCATCTTCCCATGTATATCTTTTCTGCAATTATAAGTATAGATTTTAGTATATAAAAGGCTAAATATATTATtgaataccaaatatattaattttacttactacgaattcattgtaataaaatgtcttcatctcctgatctacatgcctccatgtagtaccaaaAGCATATACTCGCTCTTTAAACTTACTAGTGATATAAGAGGCTACCCGGTGACCATCAGGGACAAATCTGCAAGgtaaaaaaatagatatgaaaagtaTTGAAAAAACCAATGAAATTGTAATACTAATAACAAAAATACATACATATCTCCGACAACTCTAATAACTTTGTAGCCACGGGGTGCTACTGTCTGCTGCTCAGCCATAATAATATATCTGCACAATAAGATAGCATGCATGTACTAGTAATAATATATCAACAACATGCATAATGTTAACATTAACATCACAATACAAGAATATATCTACACACATGCATAACATTAACATTAGTAACACATTACAAAATTATATAGAAAATAACAATTCAGACATCAAATTAGCAACTATTTAATCAACATTAATAGTTTCCAATTCTTCATCACTAGACTCTGGTAGTACAAATTCATCTTCACTGTTGGACATCTCTCaatcatct
This window contains:
- the LOC122033975 gene encoding uncharacterized protein LOC122033975: MECMDDHLAVERWRENAEKARSNRNTEPGGPSTGIAQHTSGSKYIVKHAMDLEHDLARQPTCMEVFLKTHKKKDESFVDSRSLALHEQMTERVAQASQPPSEGEESQSLSTDTLNKIYYDVVGGRTKKSTLYDLGSRAKVAFDRLRTPRDRASSSSSSEVRSLRRKNEELRTQLKSMDERMASMDQWRAEQDTLFTSMRQIVTNFAYTQTPHGPESQETQDPSDRGD